In Chiroxiphia lanceolata isolate bChiLan1 chromosome 2, bChiLan1.pri, whole genome shotgun sequence, a single genomic region encodes these proteins:
- the TNFSF13B gene encoding tumor necrosis factor ligand superfamily member 13B isoform X2: MKSVDYVHVIQQKDTASSPSAPPGAVSGSTGLFSVTFLWLAMLLSSCLAAVSLYHVITLKTELEALRSELIYRLQARSPLDQPPVSPEENKAGTPVSSFLQVSAAGTRQENRLPDSFQKEIWNGSRNRGRRSVVHTEEKVLQACLQLIADSKSDIQQKDDSSIVPWLLSFKRGTALEEQGNKIVIKETGYFFIYGQVLYTDTTFAMGHLIQRKKAHVFGDDLSLVTLFRCIQNMPQSYPNNSCYTAGIAKLEEGDELQLTIPRRRAKISLDGDASTNF; this comes from the exons ATGAAATCCGTGGACTATGTGCACGTCATCCAACAGAAGGATACCGCCTCCTCTCCTTCTGCCCCCCCTGGTGCTGTTTCAGGCAGCACGGGACTCTTTTCTGTCACATTCCTGTGGCTCGCAATGCTCCTGTCCTCTTGTCTTGCAGCAGTATCTCTTTACCATGTTATCACCCTGAAAACAGAACTAGAAGCTCTGCGCAGTGAGCTGATCTACAGGCTCCAGGCAAGGTCTCCACTAGACCAGCCACCCGTGTCCcctgaggaaaataaagcaggtaCCcctgtttcttccttcctgcaaGTGTCTGCAGCTGGCACCAGGCAG GAGAACAGGCTTCCGGATAGCTTCCAAAAGGAAATCTGGAATGGGAGTAGAAACAGGGGCAGACGGTCTGTTGtccacacagaagaaaaag TGCTACAGGCCTGCTTGCAACTGATCGCTGACAGCAAAAGTGATATCCAACAGAAAG ATGATTCAAGCATTGTCCCTTGGCTTCTGAGCTTTAAACGGGGAACAGCTCTGGaagaacaaggaaataaaatagtgATCAAGGAAACAggttattttttcatatatggCCAG GTTTTATATACGGATACAACATTTGCTATGGGACACCTAATACAGAGGAAGAAGGCTCACGTGTTTGGGGATGATCTCAGCTTGGTGACATTGTTTCGTTGCATCCAAAATATGCCACAGTCTTATCCAAATAATTCTTGCTATACTGCTG GCATTGCAAAATTAGAAGAAGGAGATGAACTTCAACTTACAATACCACGGAGAAGGGCCAAAATATCCTTGGATGGAGATG CCAGCACCAACTTCTGA
- the TNFSF13B gene encoding tumor necrosis factor ligand superfamily member 13B isoform X1 gives MKSVDYVHVIQQKDTASSPSAPPGAVSGSTGLFSVTFLWLAMLLSSCLAAVSLYHVITLKTELEALRSELIYRLQARSPLDQPPVSPEENKAGTPVSSFLQVSAAGTRQENRLPDSFQKEIWNGSRNRGRRSVVHTEEKVLQACLQLIADSKSDIQQKDDSSIVPWLLSFKRGTALEEQGNKIVIKETGYFFIYGQVLYTDTTFAMGHLIQRKKAHVFGDDLSLVTLFRCIQNMPQSYPNNSCYTAGIAKLEEGDELQLTIPRRRAKISLDGDGTFFGAVRLL, from the exons ATGAAATCCGTGGACTATGTGCACGTCATCCAACAGAAGGATACCGCCTCCTCTCCTTCTGCCCCCCCTGGTGCTGTTTCAGGCAGCACGGGACTCTTTTCTGTCACATTCCTGTGGCTCGCAATGCTCCTGTCCTCTTGTCTTGCAGCAGTATCTCTTTACCATGTTATCACCCTGAAAACAGAACTAGAAGCTCTGCGCAGTGAGCTGATCTACAGGCTCCAGGCAAGGTCTCCACTAGACCAGCCACCCGTGTCCcctgaggaaaataaagcaggtaCCcctgtttcttccttcctgcaaGTGTCTGCAGCTGGCACCAGGCAG GAGAACAGGCTTCCGGATAGCTTCCAAAAGGAAATCTGGAATGGGAGTAGAAACAGGGGCAGACGGTCTGTTGtccacacagaagaaaaag TGCTACAGGCCTGCTTGCAACTGATCGCTGACAGCAAAAGTGATATCCAACAGAAAG ATGATTCAAGCATTGTCCCTTGGCTTCTGAGCTTTAAACGGGGAACAGCTCTGGaagaacaaggaaataaaatagtgATCAAGGAAACAggttattttttcatatatggCCAG GTTTTATATACGGATACAACATTTGCTATGGGACACCTAATACAGAGGAAGAAGGCTCACGTGTTTGGGGATGATCTCAGCTTGGTGACATTGTTTCGTTGCATCCAAAATATGCCACAGTCTTATCCAAATAATTCTTGCTATACTGCTG GCATTGCAAAATTAGAAGAAGGAGATGAACTTCAACTTACAATACCACGGAGAAGGGCCAAAATATCCTTGGATGGAGATGGTACTTTTTTTGGTGCAGTAAGACTCCTCTGA
- the ABHD13 gene encoding protein ABHD13 isoform X1, with product MRLFPGSGWQAGAVPGVVRLLCRPFGTYLPRSCCVDSAAEVPTGRDEAWEIITSKGFTWSKTSLTSTMEKSWMLWTFVKRWLLALASWSWSLCRICLLPLIVTFHLYGGIILLILIFVSIAGILYKFQDVLLYFPEQPSSSRLYVPMPTGIPHENIFIKTKDGVLLNLILLRYTGDNAAYSPTIIYFHGNAGNIGHRLPNALLMLVNLKVNLILVDYRGYGKSEGEASEEGLYLDSEAVLDYVMTRSDLDKTKIFLFGRSLGGAVAIHLASENSHRISAIVVENTFLSIPYMASTLFSFFPMRYLPLWCYKNKFLSYRKIAQCRMPSLFISGLSDQLIPPVMMKQLYELSPARTKRLAIFPDGTHNDTWQCQGYFTALEQFIKEVIKSHSPEEMAKTSSNVTII from the exons ATGCGGCTTTTCCCTGGGAGCGGCTGGCAGGCCGGTGCTGTCCCGGGGGTTGTGCGGCTCCTGTGCCGGCCTTTCGGGACGTACCTCCCGAGGAGCTGCTGCGTTGACAGCGCCGCAGAAGTTCCTACAG GCAGAGATGAAGCCTGGGAAATCATCACATCTAAAG GATTTACTTGGAGTAAAACATCACTGACTTCTACAATGGAAAAATCATGGATGCTTTGGACCTTTGTTAAAAGATGGCTACTAGCTTTGGCTTCCTGGTCTTGGAGTCTCTGCCGTATTTGTCTTTTACCCTTGATAGTGACTTTCCACTTGTACGGAGGCATTATACTACTTATATTAATATTTGTATCAATAGCGGGTATATTATATAAATTCCAGGATGTGCTGCTTTACTTTCCCGAACAGCCCTCTTCATCACGCCTTTATGTTCCTATGCCTACTGGTATACCACATGAAAATATCTTCATCAAAACCAAAGATGGAGTTCTTCTCAATCTTATCCTGCTGAGGTACACAGGGGACAACGCAGCTTATTCTCCAACCATCATTTACTTTCACGGCAATGCAGGCAACATCGGCCACAGGTTGCCAAATGCTTTGTTAATGCTGGTAAACCTGAAAGTAAACTTAATTCTGGTCGATTATAGAGGGTATGGAAAAAGTGAAGGAGAAGCAAGTGAAGAAGGCTTGTACTTAGATTCTGAGGCTGTGTTAGACTATGTGATGACTCGGTCCGATCTcgataaaacaaaaatttttctttttggccgTTCCTTGGGGGGAGCAGTAGCTATTCACTTAGCTTCTGAAAATTCCCATAGGATTTCTGCCATCGTGGTGGAGAACACCTTTCTCAGCATCCCTTATATGGCCAGcactttgttctctttctttccaatgCGATATCTTCCCTTATGGtgctacaaaaataaatttctgtccTACAGAAAAATCGCTCAGTGCAGAATGCCTTCTCTCTTCATCTCTGGGTTGTCTGACCAGTTAATTCCACCAGTTATGATGAAGCAACTTTATGAATTATCCCCAGCTCGGACTAAGAGATTGGCGATATTTCCTGATGGAACTCATAATGACACTTGGCAGTGCCAAGGTTATTTCACTGCACTTGAACAGTTCATCAAAGAAGTAATAAAGAGTCACTCCCCTGAAGAAATGGCGAAAACATCATCTAATGTAACAATAATATAA
- the LIG4 gene encoding DNA ligase 4 isoform X1, which translates to MWVKSRLMASAPVSQPPKKTVASHVPFADLCSTLERIQKCKSRPEKSRYFKDFLDSWRKFHDALHQKEKDVTDSFYPAMRLILPQLERERMAYGIKETMLAKLYIELLHLPKDGKDAAKLLNYRTPTGSRGEAGDFAMIAYFVLKHRSPKQGRLTIEQVNEHLDAIANNNAAKNKSQLKKSLLQLITQSTALEQKWLIRMIIKDLKLGVSQQTIFSIFHPDAAELHNVTTDLEKVCRQLHDPSVSLSDVSIMLFSAFKPMLAAIADVQQIEKQMNNQIFYIETKLDGERMQMHKDGDVYKYFSRNGFDYTQQFGASPLEGSLTPFIHNVFKSNIQNCILDGEMMAYNPETQTFMQKGNKFDIKRMVEDSDLQTCFCVFDVLMVNDQKLGHEVLSKRYEILSSVFTPVKGRMHIVHKKSARTRREVIDALNEAIDNREEGIMVKDPMSTYKPDKRGEGWLKIKPEYVNGLMDELDLLIVGGYWGKGSRGGMMSHFLCAIAETPPPNEKPAVFHSICRVGSGYTMKELYDLGLKLAKFWKPYQRKDPPCNILCGTEKPEMYIEPCNSVIVQIKAAEIVDSDMYKTDCTLRFPRIEKIREDKEWYECMTSDMLEDLRSKAEGKLASKHLHIDEYDEPHEKKRKTVSKVRKVIGIADQFKAPDLCSVNKVSNVFEDVEFCVMTGTGKYTKSELESRIAECGGSVVQNPGPETYCVIAGAENVRVKNIIASNKYDVVRAEWLLQCFQTKMLVPWQPAFMIHMSPDTKEHFAREYDCYGDSYAANTDVAQLKEVFSRVKDNKAMPLDIIAEIEERYSWNSCQLSIFRGNTIYVDCYAIVNEPKSKIPAIALSIRALELRFYGAKVVSHLVEGVSHVVVGEDHSRVKEMKALRRTFGKKFKIVSELWVTESVEEGVAKNEDQYLV; encoded by the exons ATgtggg tGAAAAGCAGACTGATGGCTTCCGCACCTGTTTCGCAGCCTCCTAAAAAAACGGTGGCCTCTCACGTGCCTTTTGCAGATCTGTGTTCTACTCTGGAGCGAATACAGAAGTGTAAATCTCGTCCGGAGAAAAGCAGGTATTTTAAGGATTTTCTGGATTCCTGGAGGAAATTCCATGATGCACTTcaccaaaaagagaaagatgtcACAGATTCCTTTTACCCAGCTATGCGACTTATTCTTCCacagctggaaagagaaaggatgGCATATGGAATTAAAGAAACTATGCTTGCAAAGCTGTATATCGAACTGCTTCATTTACCAAAAGATGGAAAAGATGCTGCAAAGCTTTTAAATTACAGAACACCTACAGGCTCAcgaggagaggctggagattTTGCAATGATCGCATACTTTGTGCTAAAACATAGGAGCCCAAAACAAGGCAGACTGACAATAGAACAAGTCAATGAACACTTAGATGCGATAGCTAATAACAATGCTGCTAAAAACAAGAGTCAGTTAAAGAAAAGTCTTCTTCAGTTAATTACCCAGAGCACTGCACTGGAACAAAAATGGCTCATCCGGATGATTATAAAGGATCTAAAGCTTGGTGTTAGTCAACAAactatattttccatttttcatccTGATGCTGCTGAATTACACAACGTCACAACTGATTTAGAAAAAGTTTGCAGACAGCTGCATGATCCGTCTGTCTCCCTTAGTGATGTTTCTATCATgttgttttctgcctttaaacCAATGCTTGCTGCTATTGCAGATGTCCAGCAAATTGAGAAACAGATGAATAACCAGATATTCTACATAGAAACTAAGCTGGATGGTGAACGTATGCAGATGCACAAAGATGGGgatgtgtataaatatttttcccgAAATGGGTTTGACTATACTCAGCAGTTTGGTGCTTCACCCCTTGAAGGTTCATTAACGCCATTTATTcataatgtatttaaaagcaatatACAAAATTGCATTCTTGATGGTGAAATGATGGCTTACAATCCTGAAACGCAAACCTTTatgcaaaaaggaaacaaatttgaCATAAAAAGAATGGTGGAGGACTCTGATCTGCAGACCTGCTTCTGTGTGTTTGATGTATTGATGGTTAATGATCAGAAGTTGGGGCACGAAGTACTAAGCAAAAGATATGAAATCTTAAGTAGCGTTTTTACCCCGGTAAAGGGCAGGATGCATATTGTACATAAGAAAAGTGCCAGAACAAGAAGAGAAGTAATTGATGCTTTAAATGAAGCAATAGATAACAGAGAGGAAGGGATTATGGTGAAAGATCCCATGTCCACCTACAAGCCTGACAAACGTGGGGAAGGCTGGTTAAAAATCAAGCCAGAATACGTGAATGGACTGATGGATGAACTAGACCTTTTAATTGTTGGTGGTTACTGGGGAAAGGGGTCCCGTGGTGGGATGATGTCTCATTTTCTGTGCGCTATTGCAGAGACACCCCCACCAAATGAAAAACCAGCTGTTTTCCACTCAATTTGTCGTGTTGGCTCTGGCTATACTATGAAGGAGTTGTATGATCTAGGCTTGAAACTGGCGAAATTCTGGAAGCCCTACCAGAGGAAGGACCCTCCCTGTAACATTTTGTGTGGAACGGAAAAACCTGAAATGTACATTGAACCTTGCAACTCTGTCATAGTTCAGATCAAGGCAGCCGAGATCGTTGATAGTGATATGTACAAAACTGACTGTACTTTGAGGTTCCCCCGAATCGAGAAGATACGTGAGGACAAAGAATGGTACGAGTGCATGACTTCAGACATGTTAGAAGATCtcagaagcaaagcagaagggAAGCTGGCGTCTAAGCACCTTCATATAGATGAGTATGATGAGccacatgagaaaaaaaggaaaactgtttcAAAAGTGAGGAAGGTAATTGGAATAGCTGACCAATTTAAAGCTCCTGATCTTTGTAGTGTAAACAAGGTTTCAAATGTATTTGAAGATGTTGAGTTTTGTGTTATGACGGGAACGGGGAAATACACAAAGTCTGAGCTGGAAAGCAGAATAGCTGAATGTGGTGGCAGTGTGGTACAGAACCCAGGGCCGGAGACTTACTGTGTCATTGCAGGAGCCGAGAATGTCAGAGTGAAAAACATCATTGCTTCCAACAAATATGATGTGGTGAGGGCAGAGTGGCTCCTTCAATGTTTTCAAACCAAAATGCTGGTGCCTTGGCAACCAGCCTTTATGATTCACATGTCTCCTGACacaaaagaacattttgctCGTGAATATGATTGTTATGGAGACAGCTACGCAGCAAACACAGATGTTGCACAGCTCAAGGAAGTGTTCTCAAGAGTGAAAGACAATAAAGCAATGCCTTTGGACATAATTGCAGAGATAGAAGAACGTTATTCATGGAACAGTTGTCAGCTCAGTATATTCAGAGGAAACACTATTTATGTGGACTGTTATGCCATTGTTAATGAGCCTAAAAGCAAAATCCCTGCAATAGCACTATCAATTAGAGCTTTGGAGCTCCGCTTTTATGGTGCAAAAGTAGTCTCTCACCTTGTAGAAGGTGTCTCCCATGTTGTTGTAGGAGAAGATCATTCCCGGGTAAAAGAGATGAAAGCACTCAGGAGAACGTTtgggaaaaaatttaaaattgtaagTGAGCTGTGGGTAACAGAGTCAGTGGAGGAAGGAGTCGCAAAGAATGAAGATCAGTACTTAGTTTAA
- the ABHD13 gene encoding protein ABHD13 isoform X2 has product MEKSWMLWTFVKRWLLALASWSWSLCRICLLPLIVTFHLYGGIILLILIFVSIAGILYKFQDVLLYFPEQPSSSRLYVPMPTGIPHENIFIKTKDGVLLNLILLRYTGDNAAYSPTIIYFHGNAGNIGHRLPNALLMLVNLKVNLILVDYRGYGKSEGEASEEGLYLDSEAVLDYVMTRSDLDKTKIFLFGRSLGGAVAIHLASENSHRISAIVVENTFLSIPYMASTLFSFFPMRYLPLWCYKNKFLSYRKIAQCRMPSLFISGLSDQLIPPVMMKQLYELSPARTKRLAIFPDGTHNDTWQCQGYFTALEQFIKEVIKSHSPEEMAKTSSNVTII; this is encoded by the coding sequence ATGGAAAAATCATGGATGCTTTGGACCTTTGTTAAAAGATGGCTACTAGCTTTGGCTTCCTGGTCTTGGAGTCTCTGCCGTATTTGTCTTTTACCCTTGATAGTGACTTTCCACTTGTACGGAGGCATTATACTACTTATATTAATATTTGTATCAATAGCGGGTATATTATATAAATTCCAGGATGTGCTGCTTTACTTTCCCGAACAGCCCTCTTCATCACGCCTTTATGTTCCTATGCCTACTGGTATACCACATGAAAATATCTTCATCAAAACCAAAGATGGAGTTCTTCTCAATCTTATCCTGCTGAGGTACACAGGGGACAACGCAGCTTATTCTCCAACCATCATTTACTTTCACGGCAATGCAGGCAACATCGGCCACAGGTTGCCAAATGCTTTGTTAATGCTGGTAAACCTGAAAGTAAACTTAATTCTGGTCGATTATAGAGGGTATGGAAAAAGTGAAGGAGAAGCAAGTGAAGAAGGCTTGTACTTAGATTCTGAGGCTGTGTTAGACTATGTGATGACTCGGTCCGATCTcgataaaacaaaaatttttctttttggccgTTCCTTGGGGGGAGCAGTAGCTATTCACTTAGCTTCTGAAAATTCCCATAGGATTTCTGCCATCGTGGTGGAGAACACCTTTCTCAGCATCCCTTATATGGCCAGcactttgttctctttctttccaatgCGATATCTTCCCTTATGGtgctacaaaaataaatttctgtccTACAGAAAAATCGCTCAGTGCAGAATGCCTTCTCTCTTCATCTCTGGGTTGTCTGACCAGTTAATTCCACCAGTTATGATGAAGCAACTTTATGAATTATCCCCAGCTCGGACTAAGAGATTGGCGATATTTCCTGATGGAACTCATAATGACACTTGGCAGTGCCAAGGTTATTTCACTGCACTTGAACAGTTCATCAAAGAAGTAATAAAGAGTCACTCCCCTGAAGAAATGGCGAAAACATCATCTAATGTAACAATAATATAA
- the LIG4 gene encoding DNA ligase 4 isoform X2: MASAPVSQPPKKTVASHVPFADLCSTLERIQKCKSRPEKSRYFKDFLDSWRKFHDALHQKEKDVTDSFYPAMRLILPQLERERMAYGIKETMLAKLYIELLHLPKDGKDAAKLLNYRTPTGSRGEAGDFAMIAYFVLKHRSPKQGRLTIEQVNEHLDAIANNNAAKNKSQLKKSLLQLITQSTALEQKWLIRMIIKDLKLGVSQQTIFSIFHPDAAELHNVTTDLEKVCRQLHDPSVSLSDVSIMLFSAFKPMLAAIADVQQIEKQMNNQIFYIETKLDGERMQMHKDGDVYKYFSRNGFDYTQQFGASPLEGSLTPFIHNVFKSNIQNCILDGEMMAYNPETQTFMQKGNKFDIKRMVEDSDLQTCFCVFDVLMVNDQKLGHEVLSKRYEILSSVFTPVKGRMHIVHKKSARTRREVIDALNEAIDNREEGIMVKDPMSTYKPDKRGEGWLKIKPEYVNGLMDELDLLIVGGYWGKGSRGGMMSHFLCAIAETPPPNEKPAVFHSICRVGSGYTMKELYDLGLKLAKFWKPYQRKDPPCNILCGTEKPEMYIEPCNSVIVQIKAAEIVDSDMYKTDCTLRFPRIEKIREDKEWYECMTSDMLEDLRSKAEGKLASKHLHIDEYDEPHEKKRKTVSKVRKVIGIADQFKAPDLCSVNKVSNVFEDVEFCVMTGTGKYTKSELESRIAECGGSVVQNPGPETYCVIAGAENVRVKNIIASNKYDVVRAEWLLQCFQTKMLVPWQPAFMIHMSPDTKEHFAREYDCYGDSYAANTDVAQLKEVFSRVKDNKAMPLDIIAEIEERYSWNSCQLSIFRGNTIYVDCYAIVNEPKSKIPAIALSIRALELRFYGAKVVSHLVEGVSHVVVGEDHSRVKEMKALRRTFGKKFKIVSELWVTESVEEGVAKNEDQYLV; encoded by the coding sequence ATGGCTTCCGCACCTGTTTCGCAGCCTCCTAAAAAAACGGTGGCCTCTCACGTGCCTTTTGCAGATCTGTGTTCTACTCTGGAGCGAATACAGAAGTGTAAATCTCGTCCGGAGAAAAGCAGGTATTTTAAGGATTTTCTGGATTCCTGGAGGAAATTCCATGATGCACTTcaccaaaaagagaaagatgtcACAGATTCCTTTTACCCAGCTATGCGACTTATTCTTCCacagctggaaagagaaaggatgGCATATGGAATTAAAGAAACTATGCTTGCAAAGCTGTATATCGAACTGCTTCATTTACCAAAAGATGGAAAAGATGCTGCAAAGCTTTTAAATTACAGAACACCTACAGGCTCAcgaggagaggctggagattTTGCAATGATCGCATACTTTGTGCTAAAACATAGGAGCCCAAAACAAGGCAGACTGACAATAGAACAAGTCAATGAACACTTAGATGCGATAGCTAATAACAATGCTGCTAAAAACAAGAGTCAGTTAAAGAAAAGTCTTCTTCAGTTAATTACCCAGAGCACTGCACTGGAACAAAAATGGCTCATCCGGATGATTATAAAGGATCTAAAGCTTGGTGTTAGTCAACAAactatattttccatttttcatccTGATGCTGCTGAATTACACAACGTCACAACTGATTTAGAAAAAGTTTGCAGACAGCTGCATGATCCGTCTGTCTCCCTTAGTGATGTTTCTATCATgttgttttctgcctttaaacCAATGCTTGCTGCTATTGCAGATGTCCAGCAAATTGAGAAACAGATGAATAACCAGATATTCTACATAGAAACTAAGCTGGATGGTGAACGTATGCAGATGCACAAAGATGGGgatgtgtataaatatttttcccgAAATGGGTTTGACTATACTCAGCAGTTTGGTGCTTCACCCCTTGAAGGTTCATTAACGCCATTTATTcataatgtatttaaaagcaatatACAAAATTGCATTCTTGATGGTGAAATGATGGCTTACAATCCTGAAACGCAAACCTTTatgcaaaaaggaaacaaatttgaCATAAAAAGAATGGTGGAGGACTCTGATCTGCAGACCTGCTTCTGTGTGTTTGATGTATTGATGGTTAATGATCAGAAGTTGGGGCACGAAGTACTAAGCAAAAGATATGAAATCTTAAGTAGCGTTTTTACCCCGGTAAAGGGCAGGATGCATATTGTACATAAGAAAAGTGCCAGAACAAGAAGAGAAGTAATTGATGCTTTAAATGAAGCAATAGATAACAGAGAGGAAGGGATTATGGTGAAAGATCCCATGTCCACCTACAAGCCTGACAAACGTGGGGAAGGCTGGTTAAAAATCAAGCCAGAATACGTGAATGGACTGATGGATGAACTAGACCTTTTAATTGTTGGTGGTTACTGGGGAAAGGGGTCCCGTGGTGGGATGATGTCTCATTTTCTGTGCGCTATTGCAGAGACACCCCCACCAAATGAAAAACCAGCTGTTTTCCACTCAATTTGTCGTGTTGGCTCTGGCTATACTATGAAGGAGTTGTATGATCTAGGCTTGAAACTGGCGAAATTCTGGAAGCCCTACCAGAGGAAGGACCCTCCCTGTAACATTTTGTGTGGAACGGAAAAACCTGAAATGTACATTGAACCTTGCAACTCTGTCATAGTTCAGATCAAGGCAGCCGAGATCGTTGATAGTGATATGTACAAAACTGACTGTACTTTGAGGTTCCCCCGAATCGAGAAGATACGTGAGGACAAAGAATGGTACGAGTGCATGACTTCAGACATGTTAGAAGATCtcagaagcaaagcagaagggAAGCTGGCGTCTAAGCACCTTCATATAGATGAGTATGATGAGccacatgagaaaaaaaggaaaactgtttcAAAAGTGAGGAAGGTAATTGGAATAGCTGACCAATTTAAAGCTCCTGATCTTTGTAGTGTAAACAAGGTTTCAAATGTATTTGAAGATGTTGAGTTTTGTGTTATGACGGGAACGGGGAAATACACAAAGTCTGAGCTGGAAAGCAGAATAGCTGAATGTGGTGGCAGTGTGGTACAGAACCCAGGGCCGGAGACTTACTGTGTCATTGCAGGAGCCGAGAATGTCAGAGTGAAAAACATCATTGCTTCCAACAAATATGATGTGGTGAGGGCAGAGTGGCTCCTTCAATGTTTTCAAACCAAAATGCTGGTGCCTTGGCAACCAGCCTTTATGATTCACATGTCTCCTGACacaaaagaacattttgctCGTGAATATGATTGTTATGGAGACAGCTACGCAGCAAACACAGATGTTGCACAGCTCAAGGAAGTGTTCTCAAGAGTGAAAGACAATAAAGCAATGCCTTTGGACATAATTGCAGAGATAGAAGAACGTTATTCATGGAACAGTTGTCAGCTCAGTATATTCAGAGGAAACACTATTTATGTGGACTGTTATGCCATTGTTAATGAGCCTAAAAGCAAAATCCCTGCAATAGCACTATCAATTAGAGCTTTGGAGCTCCGCTTTTATGGTGCAAAAGTAGTCTCTCACCTTGTAGAAGGTGTCTCCCATGTTGTTGTAGGAGAAGATCATTCCCGGGTAAAAGAGATGAAAGCACTCAGGAGAACGTTtgggaaaaaatttaaaattgtaagTGAGCTGTGGGTAACAGAGTCAGTGGAGGAAGGAGTCGCAAAGAATGAAGATCAGTACTTAGTTTAA